The proteins below come from a single Triticum aestivum cultivar Chinese Spring chromosome 5D, IWGSC CS RefSeq v2.1, whole genome shotgun sequence genomic window:
- the LOC123119096 gene encoding ankyrin repeat and SOCS box protein 5, translating into MDLLEIPLPNMFEQLLGKDEDTWPPEARFLVAAHYGNVRRLKEIARKLDRKGKAGEEATVAATTYRGMNALHAAVGGQGKLAACRYLVETVRMDVNMWDSSPSKKTPLEHAVDGNNLPALRYLLDHGADLTQEEDDGDTVLHHAARRGRCEIVKLLLARGADVNGSSQHGTPLHLAAVKGHESTVEALLEHHADVNKVVPSNLVTPLKAALLSASTPCVKLLVQAGANVNDVNNSLARAASEGLTECVKCLLEAGADPNRPDECGRFPIELAAVYGTREDVELLFPVTSPISTVADWSIDGIINHAKLERLQLQDEDVLNTRKSDLKRKGDEAFEKQDYTSASEFYTQALKVDPSDGKMLASRSRCWLQLGDGQKALEDATRCKRRCPEWAEARLRRGQALMLLKDYEKACEELSGGVELDPENDEMDKLFWEAMELKKK; encoded by the exons ATGGACCTCCTCGAGATCCCGCTGCCCAACATGTTCGAGCAGCTCCTCGGCAAAG ATGAGGACACGTGGCCGCCGGAGGCGCGCTTCCTCGTCGCCGCGCACTACGGCAACGTCCGCCGCCTCAAGG AGATCGCCAGGAAGCTGGACCGCAAGgggaaggcgggggaggaggccacGGTGGCCGCCACCACCTACCGCGGCATGAACGCGCTCCACGCCGCCGTCGGGGGCCAGGGCAAGCTCGCCGCCTGCCGCTACCTCGTCGAGACCGTCAGGATGGACGTCAACATGTGGGACTCCTCCCCAA GCAAGAAGACGCCCCTGGAGCACGCCGTGGACGGCAACAACCTGCCCGCCCTCAGGTACCTCCTCGACCATGGCGCCGACCTCACCCAGGAAGAGGACGACGGCGACACTGTTCTTCATCACGCTGCAAGGAGAG GGAGGTGTGAAATAGTAAAGTTGCTGCTTGCTAGAGGAGCCGACGTTAACGGCAGCTCACAACACGGGACACCACTCCATCTTGCTGCTGTTAAAGGGCATGAGAGCACTGTGGAGGCTCTGTTGGAACACCATGCAGAT GTCaacaaggttgtgccttctaatctAGTAACACCTCTAAAGGCCGCATTGTTAAGCGCTTCCACGCCTTGTGTGAAGTTATTGGTTCAG GCTGGAGCTAATGTGAATGATGTCAATAATTCCTTGGCAAGAGCTGCAAGCGAAGGCTTGACTGAATGTGTGAAGTGCTTGCTGGAGGCTGGTGCAGACCCAAATCGTCCTGATGAG TGTGGTAGATTCCCGATAGAGTTAGCTGCTGTGTATGGTACAAGGGAAGACGTTGAGCTTCTATTTCCTGTCACCTCCCCAATCTCAACTGTGGCAGACTGGAGCATTGATGGGATAATTAATCATGCCAAACTGGAGAGGTTGCAGCTGCAG GATGAGGATGTTCTTAACACAAGGAAGTCTGACCTGAAACGAAAAGGGGATGAAGCATTTGAAAAGCAGGATTACACAAGTGCATCAGAGTTCTACACACAG GCACTGAAAGTTGATCCTTCTGATGGCAAGATGCTCGCGAGCAGGAGCCGCTGCTGGCTTCAGCTTGGCGATGGACAAAAGGCTTTGGAGGATGCAACCAGATGCAAGAGGAGGTGCCCGGAGTGGGCGGAGGCGCGCCTTCGCCGAGGACAGGCTCTGATGCTGCTAAAG GACTATGAGAAAGCTTGCGAGGAGCTGTCGGGCGGCGTGGAGCTGGACCCCGAGAACGATGAGATGGACAAATTGTTCTG GGAGGCGATGGAACTGAAGAAGAAGTGA
- the LOC123119098 gene encoding WD repeat-containing protein 43, producing the protein MDQTPQRRRRRRAEVAPSDGAPGAAEYSLDEPTLAEKLAALSPPAEAAGGAAVVPPSADSVHVLLRQALQADDRAALLGCLYNRDGKVIVKSVSLLTPADAVKFLKSLISLMQSRGSVLVCLLPWLQALLSRHMSSIVSQDSSLLLLNSLYQLIDARTSTFASSLKLSTCLDYHFSEICDDESDEEEGGPPLIYEDVDSDEEDSEVDDAMETEDKGTDEVDSEVDDAMETERKGTDKEESEVDDE; encoded by the exons ATGGACCAgacgccgcagcgccgccgccggagacgcgCCGAGGTCGCCCCCTCCGACGGCGCTCCGGGCGCGGCGGAGTACAGCCTCGACGAGCCGACCTTGGCGGAGAAGCTCGCGGCCCTGAGCCCGCCCGCCGAGGCGGCCGGTGGCGCCGCCGTGGTGCCCCCCAGCGCGGACTCCGTCCACGTCCTGCTCAGGCAGGCCCTGCAGGCTGACGACCGCGCCGCGCTGCTGGGCTGCCTGTACAACAGAGATGGCAAG GTTATCGTGAAGTCGGTATCACTCCTGACGCCAGCAGACGCTGTGAAGTTCCTCAAATCCCTGATATCGCTCATGCAGTCTAG GGGTTCAGTGCTGGTTTGCTTGCTCCCATGGCTTCAAGCTCTGCTTAGCCGACACATGAGCAGCATAGTGTCTCAGGATTCTTCTCTGCTGCTGCTCAACTCGCTTTATCAG CTGATTGACGCAAGAACATCGACCTTCGCATCGTCGCTCAAACTGTCTACGTGCCTGGATTATCATTTCAGCGAG ATCTGCGATGATGAATCCGATGAAGAAGAGGGAGGCCCTCCGCTTATCTACGAGGACGTGGATTCCGATGAGGAAGATTCTGAAGTGGATGATGCTATGGAAACTGAGGACAAGGGGACTGATGAGGTAGATTCCGAGGTCGACGATGCCATGGAAACAGAGAGAAAGGGGACTGACAAGGAAGAGTCTGAAGTTGATGATGAGTGA